A single genomic interval of Sebastes umbrosus isolate fSebUmb1 chromosome 11, fSebUmb1.pri, whole genome shotgun sequence harbors:
- the ube3d gene encoding E3 ubiquitin-protein ligase E3D, with the protein MADLEMPDTTHVGAGVFLELRKRLQTGLLIVGKDVATGPADVVVTGGDSSLHIRTPRGELSLTLPAGVAFEQGSCVPTPAGESRGEELHFRLRISVTRSTDEEASDSVMETLRAKETYCFHCQGCMTRLLEDRVFKRVLPLPNGNWNAIVDDWCCHPDPFANNNKLLPRAEDCLLGDTFLLLARDGGCEQTLTVEVSPVSSEDSQDSKKTCRRLKLVSCKSCSSELGEAVAPETLKLYITQVVVELAVGDREPEASLNRSLFLEKTVAARLLGLSTSMSTFHFSVQTPDGKAFLLLWLLNSDSITASVPETCVEGERSISSPALHSPSPRAARVLKLLYTACSDTGAQQRDIVASWEANAIGHPVVLPLKVCEELQQVMDDSNSTLPGSMRSMRSYEVAYLRL; encoded by the exons ATGGCAGACCTGGAGATGCCAGACACAACACATGTTGGAGCTGGAGTCTTCTTGGAGCTGAGAAAAAGGCTTCAGACTGGACTGCTTATTGTCGG GAAAGACGTGGCCACAGGTCCTGCAGATGTGGTCGTGACAGGTGGAGATTCTTCCCTCCACATCCGGACTCCCAGAGGCGAGCTGAGCCTGACTTTGCCAGCAGGGGTCGCCTTCGAGCAGGGATCCTGCGTTCCGACGCCTGCGGGAGAATCGCGCGGAGAGGAGCTGCATTTCAGACTGCGCATCAGTGTCACAAGAAGCACCGACGAAG AGGCTTCTGACAGCGTGATGGAGACACTTCGGGCGAAAGAGACTTATTGCTTCCACTGCCAGGGCTGCATGACCAGGCTGCTGGAGGACAG agtGTTTAAGCGAGTTCTTCCTCTCCCTAATGGCAACTGGAACGCCATCGTGGACGACTGGTGTTGCCACCCTGATCCGTTCGCTAACAACAACAAGCTGCTGCCCCGAGCAGAGGACTGTTTACTGGGTgacaccttcctcctcctggcCAGAGACGGCGGCTGTGAACAGACTCTCACTGTGGAAGTGAGCCCTGTTAGTTCAGAGGACAGTCAAGATTCAAAG AAAACCTGCCGCCGCCTGAAACTCGTCTCCTGCAAGAGCTGTTCCTCAGAGCTGGGAGAGGCTGTGGCACCAG AGACCCTGAAACTGTACATCACACAAGTGGTGGTGGAGCTCGCTGTGGGAGACAGAGAGCCTGAAGCTTCACTTAACAG ATCGCTCTTCCTGGAGAAGACGGTAGCAGCCAGACTGTTGGGGCTGTCCACCTCGATGAGCACCTTCCACTTCTCTGTCCAGACTCCTGATGGAAAAGCCTTCTTACTG ctctggCTGCTGAACAGCGACTCCATCACAGCGTCGGTCCCAGAGACGTGTGTCGAGGGTGAGAGGTCTATCAGCTCCCCCGCTCTTCACAGTCCATCACCCAGAGCTGCCAGAGTCCTGAAACTCCTCTACACCGCCTGCTCCGACACAGGCGCCCAGCAGAGAGA catTGTAGCGAGTTGGGAGGCTAACGCTATAGGACATCCTGTGGTGCTGCCGCTGAAGGTgtgtgaggagctgcagcaagTGATGGATGACAGCAACTCT